CGCCCGAGTCCTGTCCGCGCCACACCTGGCGGATGAGGGCGTCGTACGTCGATACCCGCCCGGCGTTGAGCGAGAGCACGCGCAGCAGCTCGTACTCGGTGGCGGTGACCTGCACGGGGCGGCCGCCCACGGTCACCCGCCGCTGTTCGTAGTGGATGGCGAGGTCTCCCAGCACGAACGGTTCCGGCACGGCGCGCTTGCGCAGGGCCGCGCGGATCCTCGCGGTCAGCTCCGTGGGTGAGAAGGGCTTGACGATGTAGTCCGCGGCGCCGGCCTCCAGCGCCTTCGCGATGGTCTCGTCCCGGCCGTAGGCGGAGATGAAGATCACCGGCAGGTCGGCCAGCTCGGGGATGCTCTCCATCAACTCGATGCCGTCGGCCGCGGGCAGCACCAGGTCGAGCAGCACCAGCTCGGGTCGCTCCGCCCTGATGAGGCGCGGCAGCTCCCGGTGATCGCCGGTCACGAGGGGAGCGTAGTTGGCGGCCGTGAGGGCCTCGCGAAGGTGCCTTAGCGTCTGCGGGTCGTCGTCCACCACCAGGATCGGCGTGAGCTCGCGCCGCTCCCCGGACGGACGGGACCGATCCCGGGCGCCGCCCGCCTCGGCCTCGCCGGCCACGGGGATGGTGAACGTGAACCGGGTGCCCTGGCCCACACCGCCGCTCTCCGCCCAAATCCGGCCACCGTGGGCCTCCACCAGCCCCTTGCAGATGGCCAGCCCCAACCGCAGGCCCGACCCTCCGGACTCCGACTCTCCGTTGCCCCCGTCCCACCCCGCGTGCTTGTGGAACAGCAGCGGCAGCGACTCCGCCGCCACCCCCCGCCCTTCGTCCGAGACCGAGAGCGCCACGTGCATCCCGTCCCGCGCCGCCGCCACCCGGATGGGCGACGACCCCGGCGAGTACCGCGCCGCGTTGGCGAGCAGGTTGTTCAGCACCTGCACCATGCGCTGCCGGTCCGCCATCACCCGCGGCAGGTCCGGCGGCAGGTCGATGAGCAGCGCGTGCGCGCCGCCGCCGCTCAGGAACGTACTCCGCGCCTGGTCCACCAGCGCCGCCACCTCCGACGGCTCCGCCGCCACCGGCAGGGTGCCGGCGTCGATGCGCCCCGCGTCCAGAAGATCGCGGATCAGGCCGCGCATGTGGTCCGCCTGCTCGTCGATGATCCGAAAGAACTGGAGCATCTCGGCCGGGTCCAGGTCCGAGGGCGCCCCCAGCACCGTCGCCGTCGAACCCTTGATGGACGCCAGCGGCGCGCGCAGCTCGTGGTTCAACATTCCCAGGAACTCCGCGCGAGCCCGTTCCGGCCCCTCCAGCGGCATCAGGTCCCGCGGCGACACCCCCACCGCCTCCACCTCTCCGTCCTCGGTCCGGATCGGCGTGGCGTTGACCATCGTCTTCGTCTTCCCTGCCTTGTCCGCGCCGCGATGTTTCAATGTCTCGGTCCTCCGAACCCGCCGGAAACCTTGAAATAACCTCGCCGGTCCGGGAGCGCCCGCCGGCGCGCCGGGGACGCCTGTCCCGACAACCCCTGCACCAGTCCTTGAATGTGGAAATATACCGCAATAGTCACGATAAAACCACCTTTAAAACCCTATAGTTCACGTAAAATACACTGATGATGTCTATAATGTCGCAGAATTAGTGGGTGGAGTGCGATCTGCAGAATCGGAAGGGAGGCGAACCACAGTGCCTGGGAACAGATTCGGAAACGGGTGAGGCATGGAACCGCAAAAATCAAGAGTGGCGACAACTCATGCAGGAAAGGAGTTCACAATGAACGGAGTGCGTAAGGATAGCGGAGTAATCCGGTTGCTGATCGCGGCAGCCCTTGTGCTGTTCATGGCCGCATGCAGCAGCAACAGCGGCATCAAGAGTGAGCGGGACGATTACAAGACGATGGCGGAGGACTTGCAGGGGCAGGTTGATAGTCTGACCGAGATGCTGAGCACCGCGCGGGGTCAGATCGCCACGTTAGAGGGCGACAAGTCCGCGCTGGTGACGCAGGTCGACGACCTGACAGGGATGAGGGACCATCTTCAGGGGCAGTTGGATCAACTGTTGGCTAACGGTCGCCCGGAAGATACGCAGGAGATCGCGGATCTGACGGCCCAGATCGGCGGCCTGAACACACAGATCGACGGTCTCAATGCTGAGATCGGCGGCCTGAACACACAGATCGACGGTCTCAATGGTCAGATTGTGGACTTGACCTCGCAGGTCGGCAACCTCAATGGCCAAGTCACGAGCATGACCACACAGATCGAGGGCCTCAATGGTCAAGTGGCGAGCCTGAACGCAGAGGTCCTCAACCTCAATGGGCAAATCACGGCCTTGAACGGAATGATCGACGGCCTCGACGGTCAGATCACCGAGCTGACAGGGATGAGGGATGCTTATAAGGCGCAGGCCGAAGAGCTGCTGGCCAACGGTCGTCCCGAGGACGGGCAGACGATCCAGGGTCTGAATGACCAGATCACTGGATTGAACACCCAGATCATGACTCTCGGCGGACAGGTCACCGACTTGACTGGTCAGGTCGGCACTCTGACGACGGAGAGGGACGGCCTGACGACGGAGAGGGACGGCCTCCAGACCCAACTTGATGCGGCCAATCTGGAACTAGACGGCGACGGCACCGACGCGAATCCGGGTCTGCGCCAGCAAGTCGCGGATCTCCAGACAGAGCTCGAGATGCTGAAGGAGGAGCAGCGAGACACCGAGGCGGATAGGATGAGAGCACAGCGGATGTCCGACGAAGAGAAGCTCCGCGCGGCAATGTTGTTGAACAGGGCCGACACCCCCAGCACGACCGATCCCGTCGACGTCACGAACGTTAACCGGGACTTGGGGACAACCGCTAACAACGCCGTAATGATCGAACGCGATGCGGCTGGCGAGGTAACGGTCGAGACCGACAGCTACGAGGACACAACCGGTCAGGCCGGCACCAGCGATTGGACGCCGGTCATGCTGACCGAAGGGCGAAACACCGTAGTGCTGTACACCGACATCGACGCCCCCGCCGACAGGAAGTTCAACGACGTGTATCTCCTGGCGGTCCGGGGCGATATCCTGAACGACGCGGCCCGTCTGAGAAAGGCTAGCTCGAGCAGCTTCCCGACCGGTGTAAGTCAGACCGTGGAGTTTGGTGGTACCAGCGGCAATGACGCCAATTTCTCGGGTAGCTTCGATGGTGTCGACGGCACCTATGAATGTATCGACGCCGGTGGCTGTGAGCTCACGACCGACGCAGAGGGTGACTTGGCTATATCCGATATGTGGCGCTTCACGCCCAATTCCAATCTGGCGACCGTCAAGGTCCCCGATACCAGCTACGTGTATTTTGGCTGGTGGCTCACCAAGCCCAGGGACGAAGACGACCCTTGGGACGTTGAGGTGTTCATCAACTCGACCGAAAACCACGCGGCGACCGTCGCCACCGCCTTGGAAGGCTCGGCGACCTACTCCGGCACCGCGGCCGGGAAATTCGTGACGAAGACGTTCTCCGCGGGCGTCCACTCGGACTCTTCGGCGGGGCATTTCACGGCAAACGCCACGCTGACCGCTGATTTCGACGACGCCGCCGCGGCGGGCAGCATTGAAGGAAGCATCTCGGGCTTCACCCTGAACGACACGGATTCCGTCCCTTGGGTGGTTACTCTGGAGGAGGCCGACCTGTCGGATGGAGCGTCCAACTTCAGTGGTACGACCGAGATCAACTTCGGCGGAGGCAAAACAAGCAGCGACCCCGGCACTTGGGTCGGCTCGTTCTTCGACGCGGAGACTCGGGCGACCATCGACGCGGAAGACAGGTTCCCGAAAGCCGTTGCCGGGAAGTTCGATGCAGTGACCCCTGGCGGGGCAGTGCTGGGAGCTTTCGGAGCGTCGCAGCGGTAGTTCTTAACGCACCCGAGTGCGCCAGGGAGTCCTCACCTTGGTTTTTTTACCGTTTACCAAGGTCAGGGCCGGGGTCCTTTAACATTCCCGCTCCGGCTCCCCTGGCGCACTCGGGCTTCACCTTCATCCAGACTTAGAGCCGGGGTCCAAGTACTTCCCGCTCCGGCTCCTCTGGCGCAACCCCGGCCCTTGCCTTCCGAGGCTCGGGCCGGGGTTTTTTTCCCGCTCCGGCTCCTCTGGCGCGCCGCTGCTTCCCACCGTCGATGGGTCACAACCGGCGGTTAGGGATTCCCATAGCACCTAACCCGTTTCTTGACAATCAATAATTTCAGCAAATGCAAACACCGCCGCCCGCGGCGAGCATGCGACAGGATCGTCCCGCGGCATGCAAACCGGGTCATTTTCGCGCTCCGTTTCATCAATTCCGGGAGGCAGGCTGTGTGGTGGGACACTACACAGGCGTTTCTCCGCCGCGCCACCCCTGGATTCCCGCTTCCGCGGGAAAGACGACTCGGGGGTTGGTGCCAATTCGGGGGTTGGTGCCAATTCTTGTCCGGGCGACGTTTTGACACAGCCTACGTTTTGACACAGCCTGTTTCGCGGGCACGACGATCCGGCAGTGGGGAAGGCACGCATGTCTTGAGGCCACTCCGGGGCCATGATAGGCTTTTTCATCAACTAGCCGAGGGCACTCAAATGCAAGCACGGTACCATCTGAACTTCGCGCTGGCCGCGCTTCTGGGGGCGTTGGCCCTGAGCGGCTGCGCCTCGCCCACGGGGGAGCCCTCGAGGATCCCGAAGCTGACGGACCTTACCGGCGCGGTCGGCGACCTGTTCCGCTCCGATCCCAAGTCCAAAGCCACTCCCACCGCCGAAGCCCTCTACAAGGACGGCACCGACTACTTCGAGAGGGGGCGGTACGCGCGCTCCATCTCGTTTTTCCAGAGGCTCCGGGACGAGTATCCCTTCAGCAAGGAAGCCGAAGCCGCCGAGTTGAAGATCGCCGAGGCCTATTACAAGAACGAGGAATATGTGCAGGCCGAGGAGACGTACAACAACTACCTCACCTTTCAACCCACCGGGGCAAACGCCTCCTTCGTCAAGTACCAGCTTGGCCGGGTGAACCTGGAACAGTTCACCGGAGTCGACCGGGACCTTGACAAGGTCCGGGCGGCGAGACGCCACTTCGAATCCGTGATCCGCGACCATCCGGACTCCGAGCACGTTGCCGACTCGCGCGAGCGACTGGCGGAAACGCAGGTGCACCTGGCGGAGCGGGAACTCTACATCGGCAACTATTACGTGACGGACCAACGCTACCAGGCGGCACGGGAGCGCTTCGAGAAGGTCCTGAGCACCTATCCCGACACGCCCGCCGCCCCCAAGGCGCGGGCCGAACTCGCCAAGCTGCCGGCGGCCACGCGGGATGGCGCGGGGAACGCACCCTCGGCGAGTACCGCGACGCCGGCGCCCGCTGCCGAGGCAGGGGCCGCCGCCGCCGAACCGACGCGGTTCGTCACCAAGCAAGGCTATGACTACGAAGACGCGACAAGACGGAGTTGGTACAGCCGCCTGAACCCGTTCTCCTGGCGCCGTAGCGAGCCAGAAACCGAGGAACCGCCCGCGCCGCGAACCGGCACCGGGGAGCAGCAGGCCGCCGCCGAAGAGACGCCCGCGGCGGACGCCCCGCCGGCGGAGAAAAAGAAGAGGGGGTTCTTCAGCTTCCTCAATCCGTTCTCGTCCTCCGAAGAGCCGGAAGCGCCGGCCGCCACCGCACCGCCCACGAAGCCGGGTGCGCCCGAGGCGGCGTCCGCCAAGGCGGTGGTCAAGAGCGTCGATGAAACGTTGGGAAGCACGGGATCTTCGCCGGCCGGCGCGCCGAAGCCCCCGGTCGCCGACCTTCCGCCGGAGCAAGCGGGAACCGGGCCGGAGCTCACCGACCCGGCCGTGGTCCTGGGCGAGATCGATACCCGGCTCGGTGGCGCCACCCCGCCGGGCGACACCCCCCAGGCCCCGGCCGCCGATCCCGCGCTCTTCTCGGCCACAACGCCCAAGACGGACGAAAAGAAGCGCGAGCCCGAGAAACCCCGGTCCGGCCTGCTGGAGGGAATCGACCGCGAGCTCCAGCGTGAAGGCGTCGACAGCGGCGGGGAGCTTCCCCCGCCCCCGGCTTCTCCGTAAGACCGGCGCCGCGGGTTACGGACTGAAATCCGAGCTCCTGCCCAGGGCGCGTGCAAGACGCGCCTCGGCGACCTTGTGGTCATAGATGGACCGGATGTGGTCCGTCTGGGCACGGGTGTTGATGACCTGGGCTTCGGTGATCTCGATGATGGAGCCGACGCCCACCTGGTAACGCCCGTTGGCGAGATCGAGGTTCTCCTTGGCCGACCGCGTCTGCGCTTCGTTGGCCTTGATCCGCTCACTCGCTTCCACGAGATTCAGATAGCTTTCCTCCACCTCCAGGGCGATGCCCTGCCGCTGTGCCTGAAGCTGCGCCCTGATGACCGCGTAATCCCGCACGCTCCGCTCGATCTCGGGCCTGAGGGTAATGCCGCTGAACAGCGGAACTTCCAGGGTCACCGTCGAATTGATGACGTT
The DNA window shown above is from Deltaproteobacteria bacterium and carries:
- a CDS encoding response regulator — encoded protein: MKHRGADKAGKTKTMVNATPIRTEDGEVEAVGVSPRDLMPLEGPERARAEFLGMLNHELRAPLASIKGSTATVLGAPSDLDPAEMLQFFRIIDEQADHMRGLIRDLLDAGRIDAGTLPVAAEPSEVAALVDQARSTFLSGGGAHALLIDLPPDLPRVMADRQRMVQVLNNLLANAARYSPGSSPIRVAAARDGMHVALSVSDEGRGVAAESLPLLFHKHAGWDGGNGESESGGSGLRLGLAICKGLVEAHGGRIWAESGGVGQGTRFTFTIPVAGEAEAGGARDRSRPSGERRELTPILVVDDDPQTLRHLREALTAANYAPLVTGDHRELPRLIRAERPELVLLDLVLPAADGIELMESIPELADLPVIFISAYGRDETIAKALEAGAADYIVKPFSPTELTARIRAALRKRAVPEPFVLGDLAIHYEQRRVTVGGRPVQVTATEYELLRVLSLNAGRVSTYDALIRQVWRGQDSGDPELVRTFVKKLRRKLGDDAARPAYIFTERAVGYRMAKPGDL
- the bamD gene encoding outer membrane protein assembly factor BamD — encoded protein: MQARYHLNFALAALLGALALSGCASPTGEPSRIPKLTDLTGAVGDLFRSDPKSKATPTAEALYKDGTDYFERGRYARSISFFQRLRDEYPFSKEAEAAELKIAEAYYKNEEYVQAEETYNNYLTFQPTGANASFVKYQLGRVNLEQFTGVDRDLDKVRAARRHFESVIRDHPDSEHVADSRERLAETQVHLAERELYIGNYYVTDQRYQAARERFEKVLSTYPDTPAAPKARAELAKLPAATRDGAGNAPSASTATPAPAAEAGAAAAEPTRFVTKQGYDYEDATRRSWYSRLNPFSWRRSEPETEEPPAPRTGTGEQQAAAEETPAADAPPAEKKKRGFFSFLNPFSSSEEPEAPAATAPPTKPGAPEAASAKAVVKSVDETLGSTGSSPAGAPKPPVADLPPEQAGTGPELTDPAVVLGEIDTRLGGATPPGDTPQAPAADPALFSATTPKTDEKKREPEKPRSGLLEGIDRELQREGVDSGGELPPPPASP